A single region of the Gracilibacillus caseinilyticus genome encodes:
- the atpG gene encoding ATP synthase F1 subunit gamma produces MASLRDIKTRINSTKKTKQITKAMHMVSASKLNKAEELAKSFDPYSNKIKEVVHSIAGSGQDADHPMLQTREVKKTAYFVITSDRGLAGAFNSGVLRQVYRKIEEKHQSKDEYTIITLGRMGRDFFKKRDMPILREITGVSDQPSFAEIKELTSETVQLFIDEEIDELVIFYNHFISAISQEITEKKLLPLTDLSEMSGGVQSTYEYEPNQQEILNVLLPQYAESLIFGALLDSKASEHASRMTAMKSATDNADDLIDDLSLQYNRARQAAITQEITEIVGGAAALE; encoded by the coding sequence GTGGCATCTCTTAGAGATATAAAAACGCGTATTAATTCCACGAAGAAAACAAAGCAAATTACGAAAGCCATGCACATGGTTTCTGCTTCAAAGTTAAATAAAGCAGAAGAATTAGCGAAATCTTTTGATCCATACAGCAATAAGATCAAAGAAGTCGTTCATAGTATTGCTGGAAGTGGCCAGGATGCAGACCATCCGATGCTGCAAACACGTGAGGTGAAGAAAACAGCCTATTTTGTTATCACATCTGATCGTGGTTTGGCAGGAGCCTTTAATAGTGGAGTATTACGCCAAGTATATCGAAAAATTGAAGAAAAGCATCAATCAAAAGATGAATATACGATTATTACGTTAGGTCGTATGGGGCGTGATTTCTTTAAGAAACGCGACATGCCGATTTTGAGAGAAATTACTGGTGTTTCCGATCAACCAAGTTTTGCGGAAATAAAAGAATTAACTTCTGAAACGGTACAACTTTTTATTGATGAAGAAATCGATGAATTGGTTATTTTCTATAATCACTTTATCAGTGCGATTTCACAAGAAATTACAGAGAAAAAGCTTTTACCACTAACAGACTTGTCCGAAATGTCTGGAGGGGTACAGAGCACATATGAATATGAACCAAATCAACAAGAAATATTAAACGTATTATTGCCACAATATGCGGAAAGCTTGATCTTCGGAGCACTTCTCGACAGTAAAGCGAGTGAACATGCATCTCGTATGACTGCGATGAAGAGTGCAACAGACAATGCGGATGACCTTATTGATGATCTATCATTACAATACAACCGCGCAAGACAAGCAGCCATTACGCAAGAAATCACCGAAATCGTCGGTGGAGCAGCCGCGTTAGAATAA
- the atpD gene encoding F0F1 ATP synthase subunit beta, translated as MAKGHVIQIMGPVVDVKFEDGHLPEIYNALKVQYEANGETQDLTVEVALHLGDDAVRTIAMSSTEGVQRGAAVIDMNAPISVPVGEETLGRVFNVLGEKIDLDEELGEQVRRDPIHRQSPKFEELATETEILETGIKVVDLLAPYIKGGKIGLFGGAGVGKTVLIQELINNIAQEHGGISVFAGVGERTREGNDLYYEMKDSGVIAKTAMVFGQMNEPPGARMRVALTGLTMAEHFRDEQGQDVLLFIDNIFRFTQAGSEVSALLGRMPSAVGYQPTLATEMGQLQERITSTNKGSVTSIQAVYVPADDYTDPAPATTFAHLDATTNLDRGLSEQGIYPAVDPLASTSRALDPEIVGEEHYNVAREVQQTIQKYKELQDIIAILGMDELSDEDKLTVARARRIQFFLSQNFHVAEQFTGQKGSYVPVQETVQGFREILDGKYDDLPEDAFRLVGRIEEVVEKAKQMA; from the coding sequence ATGGCAAAAGGACACGTTATTCAAATTATGGGACCGGTAGTTGACGTTAAGTTCGAAGACGGACACCTCCCTGAAATTTACAACGCGTTAAAAGTACAGTATGAAGCGAACGGTGAAACGCAGGACCTTACAGTAGAAGTTGCTCTTCACTTAGGCGATGACGCTGTACGTACAATTGCAATGTCATCTACAGAAGGTGTACAACGTGGTGCAGCTGTAATAGATATGAATGCACCGATCTCTGTACCAGTAGGTGAAGAAACATTAGGCCGTGTCTTCAATGTTTTAGGTGAAAAAATCGACCTTGATGAAGAATTAGGAGAGCAAGTACGTCGTGATCCAATTCACCGTCAGTCACCTAAATTTGAAGAATTAGCAACAGAAACAGAAATTCTGGAAACAGGTATTAAAGTAGTAGACCTTCTTGCACCTTATATCAAAGGTGGTAAAATCGGTTTATTTGGTGGTGCGGGTGTAGGTAAAACCGTACTTATCCAGGAATTAATCAACAACATTGCACAAGAGCACGGTGGTATTTCCGTATTCGCAGGTGTTGGGGAACGTACTCGTGAAGGTAACGACCTTTACTACGAAATGAAAGATTCGGGCGTAATCGCAAAAACAGCGATGGTATTCGGTCAAATGAACGAACCACCCGGAGCTCGTATGCGTGTTGCCCTAACTGGTCTTACTATGGCGGAGCACTTCCGTGATGAGCAAGGTCAGGACGTTCTATTGTTCATCGACAACATTTTCCGTTTTACACAAGCAGGTTCAGAGGTATCGGCACTTCTTGGCCGTATGCCATCTGCCGTTGGTTATCAGCCAACACTTGCAACGGAAATGGGGCAATTACAAGAGCGTATCACATCAACAAACAAAGGTTCTGTAACATCTATTCAAGCGGTATACGTACCTGCCGATGACTACACGGACCCGGCACCGGCTACAACGTTCGCTCACTTAGATGCGACAACAAACCTTGACCGTGGATTATCTGAGCAAGGTATCTACCCCGCGGTGGATCCACTTGCATCAACATCTCGTGCCCTTGACCCTGAGATCGTAGGGGAAGAGCATTACAATGTTGCACGTGAAGTTCAGCAAACGATTCAAAAGTATAAAGAATTACAAGATATTATTGCCATCTTGGGTATGGATGAGTTATCTGATGAAGATAAACTTACCGTTGCTCGTGCGCGTCGTATCCAGTTCTTCTTATCGCAAAACTTCCACGTTGCGGAGCAGTTTACAGGTCAAAAAGGTTCCTATGTACCAGTTCAGGAAACAGTTCAAGGTTTCCGTGAAATCCTTGACGGTAAATATGATGACCTTCCAGAAGATGCGTTCCGTCTAGTAGGTCGTATCGAAGAAGTAGTAGAAAAAGCGAAGCAAATGGCGTAA
- a CDS encoding F0F1 ATP synthase subunit epsilon: MKTLTVSVVTPDGPVLEDSFEMVSCKAESGELGILPGHIPLVAPLSISAVRLKGENPHRIAVSGGFLEVRPDKVTILAQSAEQPEDIDIERARAAKERAERRLQAKQDEIDFRRAELALQRALNRIEIKENR; the protein is encoded by the coding sequence TTGAAAACACTAACAGTAAGTGTTGTTACTCCGGATGGCCCTGTTCTGGAAGATTCATTTGAAATGGTTAGCTGTAAAGCTGAGAGTGGAGAGCTTGGGATCTTACCTGGTCACATTCCGCTCGTTGCACCGTTATCGATTAGTGCTGTGCGTTTAAAAGGCGAAAATCCACATCGCATTGCCGTAAGTGGAGGATTCCTAGAGGTACGCCCTGACAAAGTGACCATCCTGGCACAATCAGCAGAGCAACCAGAGGACATCGATATCGAACGTGCCCGCGCAGCGAAAGAACGAGCAGAACGCCGCTTACAAGCTAAACAAGATGAAATTGATTTCAGAAGGGCAGAATTAGCACTACAACGTGCCTTAAACCGAATCGAAATTAAAGAAAACAGATAA
- a CDS encoding DUF1146 family protein: MLESLAQDGLIGMLSHLLFIVITWQVLQSLNFDEWFKKHKVMEARIFLILITITIGSTVSNFFLDFLNWSQQLLYMFS, translated from the coding sequence ATGTTGGAGAGTTTAGCGCAGGATGGGTTGATCGGCATGTTATCTCATCTGCTTTTTATTGTGATCACATGGCAAGTATTGCAATCATTAAATTTTGATGAATGGTTCAAAAAGCATAAAGTAATGGAAGCAAGAATCTTCCTTATATTAATCACGATTACGATCGGTTCCACCGTAAGTAACTTTTTCTTAGATTTCTTAAACTGGTCGCAGCAACTGTTATATATGTTTTCTTAA
- a CDS encoding YwmB family TATA-box binding protein, with the protein MKYLLFSITAMMMIFFVQQLDAKTTEDNTKEINDMVAMIEEQDLNLANLETTIRERRTIQEISRFIDNLEGYQLTMVDDDTYKLDSNRRNNSGVNESLLIVRTYEKKNEYQVLYTISTTKMTPEVLEKFQENIKGVTKSLFTDKAQYFSCAQAWKNGIIDIVSFINFVKSELKMSIIDEVNEPDFTTWTGYTAKWKQEIQQYDQEFNIQIAVREGIGDRSTVTIGTPILINEY; encoded by the coding sequence ATGAAGTATTTACTTTTTTCTATTACGGCAATGATGATGATATTTTTTGTGCAGCAATTAGATGCGAAAACGACGGAGGATAATACGAAAGAGATAAATGATATGGTGGCGATGATAGAGGAACAAGACTTGAATCTAGCAAACTTAGAAACTACTATTAGAGAAAGAAGAACAATTCAAGAAATTTCTCGTTTTATCGACAATCTGGAAGGGTATCAACTAACTATGGTTGACGACGATACGTATAAATTAGATTCAAACCGTCGGAATAATAGTGGGGTTAACGAATCATTATTAATAGTGCGCACATATGAAAAGAAAAATGAATATCAAGTACTTTATACTATTTCAACGACGAAAATGACGCCGGAAGTACTAGAAAAGTTTCAGGAGAATATAAAAGGAGTTACAAAATCATTATTTACAGACAAAGCACAATATTTCTCTTGTGCACAAGCATGGAAAAATGGTATTATAGATATTGTTTCTTTTATAAATTTTGTAAAATCTGAACTGAAAATGTCAATTATTGACGAAGTAAATGAGCCAGACTTCACTACATGGACTGGTTATACAGCGAAATGGAAGCAGGAAATACAGCAATATGATCAAGAATTCAATATACAAATCGCCGTTAGAGAAGGGATAGGAGACAGAAGTACCGTAACAATTGGAACACCTATCCTGATAAATGAATACTAA